The sequence aatttttcttgaatttttttgttgattcttGGTAAGGTAATAAATTGCATGCTAAGCATATCCTATTTTAACAATATCCAAACATCTTGAGAATAGTATTCTGAAAATTAAAGGatatgaattaaagataaaatcCCAAAGTCATGTTAAATTAATGGTCCCTACacataactaaaattaaagaaatatagagTGTATTTTCTaatgatgtattaaaattatttaactggttAATGATCATAGTACTTAAGctgcttaaaatgaaaaaaaaaaagttttaacatttaacatgTTGTTTCACTTTATTACACTATGATAGTTttgatttattatcaaaaataaatgttgatataGTTCATCTGGTATTGTGGTGGCTTCTTTTCTTGTGATTTTAGTATTGCTGTTTGTTATTcactttatattacttatttatttgtttattacttatttttttaaattaatgtaccaACTCAGAGTTAGATAAAATTCTGAACACTATTTAATGAATCGTTATTTTGAGATCTTTTCTGTTAATTGGTGGCGTTTTTCTGTCCCTGAAAGTGTCTTGTGCCTTTTACTTGGCAGTTTTAAAATTGTGCACTCAAAGTTTAATCGCTGGCTTGAgttactatttacttttttaattttatttttgatctcaaTTGTCACTTTTTACTTTACtacatttgtttgttattttattttaatttcatcaaattttttttatttgcacattaacattttatatttaatttaaccattttacattttttattttgtattttgttatttttatgattaatttttttaggtttaactatattacatttacaatactatataattaactttacatttttataagtagGTCTCATATAATCAATTGCATTCATGATCCAACGTTTGTGGATTGTTACAAATACTTCGGAAGTGGGCAAGTAGTTTATACAACAGCATTACTTACTATCATGGAAAACCATGTAGAAAATGGCTGATAGCTGCCAGATGCCCCAGTTTATCATAGAGCTAATGTATATATGTGATCTGGTGATCTGATTCACTGCTGTCAGTCTTTCTATTTGTAATTGGCCCTTTCTTTTGATGTACAActcatatttacatttatgaaaagttttaattattcaaaatgtttattttccagAAAAGcctaattaagtataatttatggATGTCGTGGAATGTGAAAAATCTATTAGGAAGAGGTAAAATAGGTACTtcagataaataatatatgtgCATCTCTAAACAACgttaaaaagttcatttttagctttattttgttacatagcTCTAATTTCCTTTGActttgacttttatttaaatttttacagtttttctttaccaaatttctgttctattttgataaggaaaaaatttgtacagtgataacattttaaatatttttccatgtGGTCGATTTCTGTGAGattttaaaacctttaaacaagCAGTTAGTGCATTATACGTAGGTTTGATGAAATATCTGCTTTATACTTGGTATTAGTTGTTATACTTAAGTGGATAACTTTCATTTATATGATCTTAGTATGcttactaattctaaaatatagtataatatcaTAAGCCTGAATGAGATGAAGTGCCTTGCTTATAACTGACCAAGatcagttaaaacaaaaacatctacaatgtttaattttcgttatattttgtttgttttaaacatttttatttattctaatgttgTAATTTCTTTTACAGGTAAAATCAATTAATGGAAGTGGTACTGCTGTTGTGCATGTTGAGTTTAATCCAACTGTGCCTCACTGCAGTCTCGCAACATTGATTGGTCTTTGTATGAGAATTAAACTTCAGCGAAATCTGATAAACTATGTAAAATTAGATATTACCATAAAAAAAGGTGCACATGATACTGAGGATGAAAGTAAGTCTTTAGTTTAAGATcagttatagaaaattaaatattttttctattgtataaTACTAAAAAGTTGAACAGTTTTGTTacagtaatacatttttcatacacaacCACTCGCAATGACAAGTTGTGTAATAAATGATACACACACAAAATCATAAGATGTGTCATCTAcagaatgcataaaaaaaaatagttgattgTTTTGGTAGAGGGTTCTAATATCAATgctagaaaaaataatatcaatgctagaaaaaaagtttctataaCTTTGGTCTGGAAATGTCTTTTCATTCATCTGTCTGTCATTCTGTATTTTTTAGTTAGGAGTTTATGTTGCCAAAATGGATTGAgctgttttaatgaaattgaccTTTTTTTAAAGTCATATTCTCTTCTAAATAagtatgttaattttatgtttgtaaatttcatggtacatttgaaaatattcctGCAGTACATGTACAACGAATGCAGTTTTTTTTACACGATGGTATCCcagtacatttgttttttttataaatgttgacaGTTTCTAAATAATTGATTTCTTGATCAGGAGGTTGGGCATTGTGTTCTGATTGCCTGGTCTCCATACTCACAAGATTTAAATCCACTGGAATTTACTTTGGGACATTTGAAGAGGACATGAATTCCACACCAACAAACAATCCAGATGAATTGAGAGCAAAAATAATTGTCTGCAAATAAGTGAATGCTACATTTATAGACATGGTGGGCACATTGATCAATCTTAAAAGTAATAGTTCATTTAAGTGGAAAATGCAAAGTTTGAATAattgatgtttaatttatttcttctagggaacttataaattttgattttcaattataattaaatttaaattgcattaacCTTTTTCAAACATTACTAGGTTAATGGTATTTGAGTAAAATAACTATTTGAAAGCTACTGTATTTGTCTGTTGGTATATTGTCTCATGTTCGCAGTTTGACAAGGATATACAGAAatagcacaataatttttttttatatacagttttttattattaaataatttatacaaaatagaaattcaaattaaatacaaaattaatttaataacaattaaattataaaattccagAATACAATTATGATTTACtatatactttataataacttatagaaactaatactgaattaataagataacaatagaaaaatctataatttacaatttacttatgcaaatattattcatttttactgtttacaaaagaactaccctacactttttaaatgaatagaattGTCTCTTTTACTGTTGTTCACAAATAACTCAGCAAACAGCTTATGTTTTCAGCCACTGTGCAGGATGGAATATTTATGATGCACTCTTCACTCAATTGTTACTAAAAACTTACTCCAAATGCTCCCGCATACTATAATTGCTTTTATTGGAAACTGAACCAGACTCAAACTTGTTACTGTCACTCTGCTGGTCTCCAGCAGTATTTATATTTCCTGACCTGCAGTACCAGTACCTGACCTAATCTTCTGATTGTTAAAgcttaatcatttttattgtctCCACCTTCTACacttttctataagtttttttcTAGAAAGAAATCCTTTGTCATCTCTTATAGATTCTTATTTCTTTATGGAAGCTTCTCTACCAGTTACAATATTATAGTAAGTGGAGATGATAAAACCTGATACAATATTGTTTTATGTCTTTGAACATTGACTCAGATTAACATTTCCCCTTACTGAAGtctcatttaaaaatacaaggggtggttattttgtttacaatgagaTCCTTAACATGCTACTATCTAATAGCCAATTCCTTCCTGATATtagaatttatgaatataaaatttacatatttatttattttatagagaatATCGTTAGTTAACatctatttaaaagaatatatcatatttcattagatctgcacaattttttttgtgagataCAAAAAACAAATGGCAAACTGAGGAAAAGAGCATTTTGAaatgtatgtttataattttcttgtgatttattttcttgtgtatatattttaggAACACCACATTAGGAGAATATGAGGTGGCgctttttttttagacttataaTAAGTGAAATATAAGTACatgaaatagtttattattttgtaacagaATATTGGTTAATagaactaaatattttcaataataatgataattctaacaataaatgtaaataggctcttataaaaataatgaattccaAATAAATACCATATTACTGCTTGCTTATatctagaattaaatatattagtatattctataatctataaatattgttataactgaaaaatagtaTGCAGTAGGTGAAGGAATGTTTCCAAATGAGCCTATAGCTGGGTTATGTTGAAGAACTTATAACTTTTTAGATAATCCTTTTCCTTATAAAATTGCTATACAGTGTTCataataggaaaataattaaaaatcatgacATCTTACATTTTAAGAGTATTGGCAAAAGAACCCaacacaataatattttcatattttattcttattaaataagaagtttatattttcttaatgtatagTTTGTAGTATTTAAAACTGTTGGTGTGTAATAATGGTATTAGATTTTGTGTAagcataaatttagaaaatgtaatattattttattattaaatattccaaATAGTAActcattttatgttaaatttatgtactacataaatatttttgttaaaagttttcctgctttcttatgatttttattatttatttattttttagatttatttagtttagtgtgcttttttaaaaacactgatTGCATATTTAGAACATTATATATGTGAAAGCATGTTGAATTTAGAAGAGCTATTGTCAAAAGAACCAATTAATTGtaagttatgtttaaatttactgatgtatttattatatatatattttgtgtgtgtgtgtgtttgtgtatattaattttattaataccttgTTTGTTtgtagttaataaacaaataaatgacaaAGAGAGAGTAGCTGCTGCTATGGAGAATCCTAATTTAAGAGATATGGTTGAGAAATGCATAAGAGAAGATGATTAGTACTGAGTTTAAACCTTCATTtagcagtatttaattaaacaaaaatatgaagtaaGGAGGTGTGTTTAAAAGAaaccaaacattttaattttaacaggtttatggtaaataaacctgtttaagtttatttatcataaatttcttaaaaccttaaaattaattatttttatagataagttTGCATTTTAGTTTGCTTGCTTGAGTGTTCATGTTCTAtggataatttattatatttaaattaatcctagataagtttgtgtgttttttaacatttaaaataatttgtaaagtgtattttagataattttcatAAGCAAAGAGGCTTATTTTAGAAATACAGTATACAGATACAGATAAAGTTGTACAAATAAGCATAAAGGTTATTTAAACACTGGTAtggtaatgttttattatgtagtAATGGCCATGATTTAATGAGCTttgtgaaaattacaatttttacaagttattgttattattacaagttattttttacaaaaaataacttcataataaaatctgtaaagagtttaattttgttaaaataaaggtaaaaaaaattatttaaaacaaaactgaaaaaatgcaTTATTGTAAAAACCAAAATATGCATTAGTAACATTTAAACCACtaaaagttatttcaatttaaaagttactttttattgtatacaaaaaGTCTATTGA comes from Lycorma delicatula isolate Av1 chromosome 3, ASM4794821v1, whole genome shotgun sequence and encodes:
- the galla-1 gene encoding cytosolic iron-sulfur assembly component galla-1, with translation MLALIVNKTRTLIGMNEVMGVQKIGDKHNAVFMRPSVAIVQDMEELDEETISKKKQDLKETVYDCIRNIRDPEKPATLEDLLVVYEDGVQVKSINGSGTAVVHVEFNPTVPHCSLATLIGLCMRIKLQRNLINYVKLDITIKKGAHDTEDEINKQINDKERVAAAMENPNLRDMVEKCIREDD